The following proteins come from a genomic window of Diprion similis isolate iyDipSimi1 chromosome 8, iyDipSimi1.1, whole genome shotgun sequence:
- the LOC124408586 gene encoding CDGSH iron-sulfur domain-containing protein 3, mitochondrial: MNSIVRVGRASKQSFRCNQYLQLQRVTFSSSAKEAEQPKIPRNTLKNLFSANEQQDNGKIYDKKPFKMRLEAGKHYHWCLCGKSKSQPLCDGTHRDVFVKVKQRPIRFMVDETKEYWLCNCKQTSNRPFCDGSHKRQEIQDAVRS; this comes from the exons ATGAATTCCATAGTTCGCGTTGGCAGAGCTTCCAAGCAAAGTTTTCGATGTAATCAATATCTACAATTGCAACGC GTGACCTTCTCGTCCTCTGCGAAAGAAGCAGAACAGCCTAAAATACCAAggaacacattaaaaaatttattctctgccAACGAGCAACAGGATAATGGtaaaatatatgataaaaaacCTTTCAAAATGCGACTCGAAGCTGGAAAACATTATCACTGGTGTTTATGCGGCAAGAGTAAATCGCAGCCATTGTGCGATGGCACGCACAGGGATGTTTTTGTAAAGGTTAAGCAGAGACCAATTAGATTCATGGTCGACGAAACAAAAGAGTATTGGTTGTGTAATTGCAAACAAACATCAAATAGACCTTTTTGCGATGGATCGCATAAGAGACAAGAAATTCAAGATGCAGTCAGGTCTTAG